ACAGTGAAGTTCcaaatgtacattttcttaGACCAAAATTAGCAACAGCATGTGTATAAATATCACATTCTCaattacacagaaatacagCACACTTTCACTCACATTAGCATAGACTTATCCATTAACAACCTTAAAACAAGTTCTCTAACATGACCACCCCCTCTCTGTGCAGTACAATTCTACTGTTGtaagtgaataaaaaaaactagATGATCACCTGTTTCCATCTGAACAATCTTGTAGTCCATGTCAGGCAAAAACAGTCCCAGCTGAATCACCTGATTATGGTCAAAAATCCTTGTTCTCTTGCTCCTCTATCACATTATTCCGAGAACAGCAGCCAGTGTGAGTGTAACTAAGCCAGAGTACGCTCtaatccctctgtctctctccctgtgtggcttgctttctctctctttcagccaCCCCCCTTTCCGTCTGCTTCTTTCTCACCCTCTATGTTCCATCCACCCACTCACCTTTACAGCGAAATAAAGAAAATGGGAGGATAATTGGGTATCTGAGACACTTCAAAGAGTACAGTTAGCAAGTGAGTGGCagttgttttcccttttttcttcaaTATCCAATCAAATCAGTGATTCCTTCTTTTGTGTCTTCAAACCGAGTTTAAAAAGATCAAGGTTGCTTGTGCACCTTCATGTGAATGAAAACGTTTGCAGCTCCAATGCTCGTTCAACGTGTAACTACTTTTAATAGACTCTGTAGCAGATATGAGGCTGGATTATACATTCTTCACCAGCCTGATGAAGAATATATAGGCAAAGCTATTCATAAAACAACAAGATAAATCAAACTAATTAACCAAATTTAACTTTTggtcaaacagagagaggccTGTGCACAGCTCCAAAAACACAGCGCCCATTTTCTATCAGTGAGGGTTGACTAAATATTCAAAACATCTCCTGATGCAATACAGGTCGACAGCACCATGAAGTAgagcctccaaaatgaccttGACGTGAATAAAAAACCTCTTTAAATATAACCCTCATGATTGTATGGTTTATTTACGGGCTGTTGttttagactgcattagttttagctaggtcTATCTAATAAACTGAGCAACTGGGTGTTTTTTTAGTTGTCAGTCACTTCCATTTTTCAATCGCTGTAGAATGAAAAGAGCATGATATCTTGCAATCTTGAAAATTCTATTTCTGTCCTTTTTCAAAAgtcctcattttctctcccatCAAAATCTACTCATATTCATGTATCAGTGCTCGACTGTCATTATTCTGTGTTGGAAATAATTTGCATGTCAGTATCACCTGATCACAATTCTGAGTGATATGTCTCTGGAAGACAAGCTCAGCTAAAAAAGTCCCAGTTAGAAAAAGTTTCAGCACAGAGTTGTGTGGTTCTAAACATGGGGAATTAATCAACTTTAAACTGTCTTGGAATGGCTTTATCTAAATCAAACCAGCACAACTGCCAACAGAGTTATCCTCACGGGcctcctctccctttccttcACCTCAGACTTTGACAATAGAAATGCTGCTGTTGAGTTCTGCTTTGTAGAGTCCAAAGCCCAAGCACAGTGGCTGAGTGAACATGGTGGAGAAAGTGTGGAGGTGGGTCAGATTGCCAGACAGTCCCACCTCAGAGAAGGTGATGGTGCCTGCGCTGTAGTCCACAGCTACAGCAACACGGTTGCTAGTCATTTGGTATGTTAGGCGAGTCTTTCTGCGGTTGTGCCAGGCAGCCAGCTTCCTGTCATGCTGCTGTGTCAAGCTCCATGATACCTGAGGATTTAACAGAGGCATTCTAATCAAGGAACATTTGAATTCAAATCttcagtggcagagagagataAGGTACTGTGTGTACTTTGATCatatttaaaggtgctacaaATTTTCACATTCATATATCAGTGCCATGTCAATTTTTAAAACTTAGTATAATGGATATAAATTGCAGAAAAGATTTGGCAACCATTGGATGTATATATTTGACAGGGAGATATTGAGTTGGAATATCGTTTAAAGCACAACACAGAAGTGTTTCTATGATGGATGACTGAACTATTAAGGgttcaaaaggaaaaaatcagacaaagcagccttttcattttcactgaagcCAGACAAATAAACTGAGCGTGACACCAGAGAGGAGTTAATGATGTGGTGGAACTACAAATACCACCGACATTAGAGGCTACCActaatttcatttgtttacaaaacaacaaactaatcctaaaatgtgacacatagcacctttaaatgttTAAGTGCTATCAACTAACCCAACTAGGTAGCGTATTACCTTGTTGTTCCCAAAGGCGTTGCCATCTTTCCCCTTCCGCCCAATGCTTCTATAGCAGACACCAATATCCCAGAATCCCTCAGCCTCCAGCTCCCAGTAATGAGTCCCAGAGGAGAAGGTCTGAGCAGTGAGAACCTGCGGCCAGTGGTCGAAACGTTCGGGGTGAGCGGCGCAGGGCAGCCGGCTTTTAACCCGCATCACTGAGCGAAGGTCATCAGAGATGCTCAAGAGAGGATGagcagtgtttgtgtccagAGTCAAAGGACTGGTTACTGtaggagaggggaaagaaatTAGATTTCTAATGTTTAGTTGCTCGAATTACATTATTTGTGGTAATTTTTGCAGGTTAACCCTGACTCTGATGGGCAAAACTGAATCTACAGTATGTCTGCGTTCttggaaaaataacaacaaagctTTCATTAACGCCCACATATTGCTCACATGCAACTGTCCATGTACACAGTCTTAATTACCACACATAGAAGACCACTTGTAGTACTTTTTCATGTCAAATCAGTAGATGCCATAAGGCTACAAAGTTTTAAGCTTTAAAGGTGCAAGTAGGTGCATTTTAGTTACCtctgaacagagccaggctagctgtttcccacaGTGGGAAACAGTGATTGCTGGTTGTAACTTCATATTCAACAGATAGACACGAGGCTGGTATTATCTCATTtaactctcaacaagaaagcaaataagcatatttccccaaaatgtcGAAATGTTCCTtgaataaattcaaataaatggGGTGGGTGTGCGTCACCCATCTGCCACTCACAGAGCTCCCTCTTAAGTTCGCTGAGGCAGCGGAGGGTGACTGTGATGAATTCTCGATACTTGCTCTCTATATCCTCCAGGATATGCTTCCTGTCTAGGCTGATGGCATCAGGGATGAAAAGTGGGCTGTTCAGGTCGGCTAGTAACCTAGAATACAAgaacataacacacacaaatacattgtCATTTTAAGGAATGAGTACATATAGATTTAAGGCTTGTGTTACTGCATttgtcatttccttttttctccctttatGTCTTGCTGACTTTCAACCCCAGACATACATACAGGTATTTCATAACATAcgttaaataaatacatacatcaACACACTCAAGGACACTCTAAGGATGTAAAGTCATTGATTTGTTCTGGACTTACTTTGTGTCATCTGATTGAAAGGCCTAAGGAAAGAAGAGTCAAGGTCaagtgagaaaaacacaacattaaacgAATGAGATTTACAAATGTCCCTGTGAATAAGCCCAGCTGGAaaagacagcaaacaaacacaaggttAAACCCTCACACAGATATATAACTAACTCCATCTGTGGCTCTGTACAGTTTGTTGGGTAGATCTGCACCATCTTTTTTCCATGATACATTAGCCTTGACAGCATGAATTATAATACTTGTGGTAAATATCCTTGTGGCTCTGCTGTATACTCTTTTAAAGCACTAACTGTGTGGTGACAGCATCTTCTATTTTCATCTGCTTAAAATACATTCCAGAGAATACTGTACATTCTTTGTGTATCGAACTGAACAGTATATCAGGAGTAGTATAACATGATGATTTGTCACTCTTACACACCCTCACACTGTTTTGGCGccatttaaatacattaaagtTTTTTCACAGGCCTTATCTGCCCATTATCGTACAGCTGCCAACGCAGATTATATGGTAGACATTATATCATTGACATCAGATCATTACTGAAGGGCGAACTACACATTACAATATGAGGAATAGCATGAAAGATTAAAAGGATGAGCTGCATGACAACATGTGGATCATATTTCCCAACTGTTTGCCTGTTGTTAAACTGCTTAATGGGGTCTGTGACAGTTTAATAATTTCTTACAGTTAACAGCAATGTGacagaggaaaagcaaaaagaTGATAAAACGTGGAtataaaaccaaaccaaatcaaacaaaactaaGGGTCTCCAGTCACTCTAACAGCACTGTATATGCTGCATTTAGGCACAGCTGTGCTTTGATCTATATGCTCACAATGATAATGCTAACCTCCTCATGTTTAACAGATaatgttcatcatcttagtttaacatgctaacatctgCTAATGAGGActacacacaaaatacagctgatggaatgtcattagttctgCTAGTATTTTGTCAAAAACCAAAGCAGTGGACAAATCAACAATGCGTTGCATTTTATTGCAAGGGCAGAGAGAGCGACAACAAAGCTCTCCAGCAGGAGTAAAACTGGGAACATTACAATTTTGACCAGATGATGGCGCTTGATGAAAAGTTAAGTGGTCACCAAAGTTCCATCTTGAGGGGATCATGAACGTCTGTACCAAATTTTatggcagtccatccaataTTTGACCTGACATTTGTTTAAAGACCACAAAAGTCAACCTCATGGTAGAAatagaagaaaagtcagggaatgACAAAGTCATTAGGATAATCCTCTGGGAAACCATAAAAATATCTGCACAAAACCTTGCATCACTCCATAtagtagatgttgagatatttcttGGGATAAGGGAAAACTTTAACAtgctggtggtgctagaggaaaagtaaGGCTTCAGCCTGTACAAAGCTTATTAACAGCAGACTTGATAGTTGGCATATTTCGGAAGCTAAATTGTGTAAATTTCATTTTGACAGGTCAGAGTGCTATGTCATCATTACTCACTGTGACTACCCTACAGTTACCATAATATTGCACTGTACAGCAGTGGTGTCTGTTCAGGACCAAGTCTTACCCAGATAAGCAGAAAGGGATCGGTTTCTGCCAGCAGTGAGGCAAGGTAGTGCTGGATGCTCAGCGTCTGGCTCACGTTGTCCCTCACCTTGGAGCAGTCCTCATGGACACGATCAATgacctgctgtctctctctcctggtgAGCTCCCTCAGGGCCACCACCAGTTTTGTCACCTGAACCTGCAGGTCTGAACCCAGCCGCTCCACCTGGGTGTTGTCCTTTTTTAGAGAGTCCTGCAACCAGCAAAAAGGGATTGGTGGTTGATGCCAGATGAGTGACTGATATTTAAACAAACCATCTGATcaatttgaaaaatattatcaataGAGAGTTCAGTCTGAAGGTTGTACAGGGAAAGGACTTAAAGTTGGGATTCCTTCCTTTCTTGGGCAGTGCTGAGAAAGTTAACATGATACATTTTCTTTGCACAGTTTAAATATTTCTACTCACAGCCATAGTGGAATCAATATTCTCATACTCTTTGAGGATTCGGTCTCCATCTTTCAacttctcctctgctttcctGAGCAGCGTCTGGAGAATGACCTGTGGGATCATACATTCAGCGTTTCAGCAACCACACACGGGTGCACAAATCGACAtaaattcacacatttaaactCTTCCAGCTCACCTTCAGATCATCTTCCACTTGTCTCAGCGCTTTCACTTTGTGCTGAACATGGCCTCCCTCCAACAGACAgtcaccacacacatacaccctctCATCAGCACAGTAGTAGCGGaatatctctgtgtgtgttggacacCTTCGCTGGGAGAGGTCCCCCAGAGGATCCACCAACAAATGGGTGCTAAATGCTGGCCTTTCCAGATGGGGCTGGAGGTGTTTGGCACACAGCGACACCTCACACCTCAGGCAGGTCTTGATGGCCAATGGTGGCTGCCCTTCCTCTGCCTCGGGGGGACAGCAGTCACACAATACTTCACCATGTTCCTCCTGGCACTGGGGACAGGTAAAACGAACCTTACCCTCACCCTGGCTGCTCCAGGCCTCACGAATGCAGGCGGGGCAGAAGCTGTGACCACAGGGCAGGGGGTGGGCTTGGCTGAAGATGTCCCGgcacacagagcaggtcagcTCTTCCTCCAGGGAAGCCATAGTAAGAGGAAGAAAGGACcctgatgtgtgtctgtgtcacacAAAGCTGCTAACTAAACAGTGGATTTACACTGAAGAGAGAAATCAAAGATACAGTcagtatttgtacatttttgagaaaatatTACCAATCATCGTGTTGTGGGTCTGTGCAGCACCAAATGAAAGAGCATATCTGCACAAATTATATGCTGCAATTGCATGTAAGAAACCCCTAGCAGTACTGAGCCAGCAGCAAGTGGGAAGTCCTTGTTTCACTCCAACTGTGCACTGAGACCAGTAATCCTGTCTACTGGGCTTTTGCCTACTGTGCTCTATGAATAGAGTACTTAAGAATGTAACCACTACTACTGGGAAAATGTACATAAGGTGGATAAAAATATCATGATTTAATGTAATGCAATACACTAACACTGCAAACTAGGTTCTACAAATGccacacataacacataaacTGAACCAAACCAGAACTGCAAAAGACAACTGTTTAAAATTAACCATACAATTTACTGAGCAAGCAATAACCGATGTATATGATTATTAAGTAAAATCTGTGACTTATTGGTTATCGCAGTAAGTGTAAAGTGTAAGGGGCTGTAACACTGACCCTAGGTGACTTGACTCAGACCCAAGCTGTTGCGGTAGAGGGATCAGGAGATCATCCTTGACAGCTTCTTGACCTAGTTTACTCTGCATGTGTCCTGCTTTTACAAGTTTAACACCAACTCATACATGTTCATCTCAACTACATTCTATGataaacatctttaaaaaaaaaaaaaagaaaaaaagtggacTTTCTTACCCCTGGGTACCTTCGTGTTTGCAGAATGTGGCCATAGATGAACATGGTGTTGTCAGTGAGTTGACTGTGTAGGCTAATCCCAACAGATCCAACCCCCGGTCTAACCATGGCACTGGACTCACAGAGGTCACGTGACACTGACATGGGAGGGGGCGTGGGGAAGATGATTAGGTAACTTTAAAGTAAACTGTTTTCTATTAAGGTCGCAGACCAAAAGTTGTGAAGGTGTGTTTGATTTACTTCTAGTGAATACATAGGTGTGCTTTACATACCTGTAAAATCAGTATTGTTCCATAGGACTTAAAAAGAAACCACTAAATTAACTTAAGACTGATTCTGTCAGCATAAACAATCAAATACTACAGGGGGAAGTAGGTGTAGAAAGCAACAACGTGTACAGTGAACAAAGAAGCTAAGGATATGCACTACATTTAGATATATTGGAggaacattttttatttgtggagtacaatgtaaatatattatttgCTCTTACACACTGGTATACAGTTTCATGTGGTCCTTTAGGTTCATAGGTTCAAGAATCTTAGGTATGGTCAGACTGCCACAGGTAGAAACAAGTGCTCTTAAACAAGCAAGGTGGAATCACACAGTCAAAGTTTCATCAGGGTAACATTTCTGATGTTGTTTCTGGGCAACTCCCAAGAGGGATTCAAAGTGAGAGTGGTGGTGAGTCCAACTTAACTGCACTGAGAATGTATTTACTGCATTTACTGACATTAAGTAGTCAGTTGCCGGTTTATTAGGTACGCCTATCTAAAACTAATGTAGTCTAATACAaaagtcctgcaataaatcctgccTTTTCAAATGCTATCACGTTTAGTTATTGGTGAAACAGTTTTAGAGTgctgttgattcaactgtatgatcattttgcAGGCTGTAATTTATGGTGCTGTTGTTTTGTGCTATGCTGTTAGAGTAGAGAAAAGTGGTGGTAAAGTTGCATTACTATCTGTCCAAAAGGAAGTAGAAGGTAGTTTATCCCATTCAGTTTTGGAATCATGCAAATCAAGTATTCATCTGTGATATATCTGGAATCTGTGATGGCTATAGTTAACAATAATCAGATGGGAACCATACATGCATTAAATCAAAGCATATCAGTCTACAGAAATACTGGATAAAAATATcctggaagaaaagagagagatggagtgtgGAATAACAGCCTGGTTCTGCTGAAGTATGGTATCTGGCAGAGGGTTTAcacagtttgattttatttaggGAAATAAGCTTATTCTCTTTGTTGCTAATTGCAAAATGAGGAGATTAATACAACTTCCATGTCTATTCAGTGAATATAATGCTGCAGCAACCAACTATTTAGTTttgcttagcataaagacagggatcgggggaaactgctagcctggctcagtctgaagacaaaacaaatctgcttggcgaagaaatagtccagcacagAGCCATGTTAATTAGTGCCCATTTTACCACGTTGAAACAGAGCCAGACTAGTTGTTtctccctgcttccagtctttctgCAAAGCTAAGTTAACCATCCCCTGGTTACGTTATAATGTAGCATATCATGCATGTTTTAAAGTGAGACTGTGtaacaatgaatgaaatgctgaatgaatgaatgaatgttattTCGgcaaaacaagatgaaaaataaaaggttTCTTTTAGGTTTCCAGTTGAGATACGAATGCATGcaatttctttttcaaatttctGCTGAGTCTTTAAGCATCATCTGCTTACTTTGTATATTGTCTCAGTTAAATATGTCCCTATGTACAGCCAAATAAAGTCTTGGTTTGGCTTCACTGTGACAAACTGCAGAACTGAAAGCATCATGGTTGATTCGCTACAAATGTCCAACAACAGCCAGATGACTGACAAATAATGTCTCACTTCTCTTTGATGAAGACTCTGTCTACTACATAAATACTATATATATGATATAAGGGTAATATTCCTCATAGGACTACCTGACGTCTGCCTGGCCTTCTATGCTCTCCTGCGTCTCCTCAGGAGGGACAAAGCAGCTCCGACGTAAACCTGTTCCTGTCAGATCTAATCCAGATTGGGATCACGGTTGTTTTTATCATGGCAGGTTTTTTGATGACCTCTTTGGGGTTCATGGTGCTGATTTCTGCAGAGAGGTATTTAATGGTGGCCTGTCCAGTGTGGTATTACCACACTGCAATGTTATCCTCTCTCATTTCACTTTGCATGCGGACCCTCTATATTTTTCTTCGAAGAGACATAAGGGACACTGTGGAAGCATTTCCCTGCTGCAAAACACCTCTGATGAAGCTCAAAGTGTTCCAGGAGAGGCTAACAGACAGTTCCCAGACAGGGACCGCCTTACAGTTAAGTTAATAAGTAGTTAAAAAAGGGAACTGCATCGAAGAGAGTGTTTCATCACACCCCTTGCATTACAGCTGAGACTGAATGATCTGTTTCTCATATGTTATGCCTAAATCCTTATGAATTTATGAATTACCTCACAAACCAGAGCTTTCAGTTCTTAGATAAAGACCTATCTCACTAAGTAGGAAAAATGAAGTCAGGTGGAGACCATCTCAAATCTGAAACAGTAGTGTTGGTTAAGTTTCTCTGGAGCACCAAAGCCTTCAGCATCTACCCCAGTGTATGTGAGCTGAGAAATCAGCGCACAGAATAATAAGGACTATGATACACAGGTGAAAACAAGTGATGTTATGTTAATGTACAATTagaatgtaaatgtctgtgattataacctgttttcattttctgtatttccGGTTATATTTtgattgtttaaaaatgtgtgtattatcTACTCATGTGGTTAATGTTGTATTAAAATGATCAGGCAACACTTAAATATATACACGTTACTCAAACTGATGCAACTTGCCTCTAATTTTTGTCTCTGAGAGACACCTAGTGGCATTACTGGTGTGAGACATAAAACCCAGCATTGTTTAGCTACAGTGTGCCAGGAAACATAGCTGTGAGTTGATAAGACACATCCAATCAAaatcatgattttaaaaaagtgccAAGTTGGAAAACTGGCCAAGCAACGAGATGTTTACTAACCAGTCTGTCCTGCCACAGCACCATCATTAGCTGACATCTTAAGTAGCGTGCTGCTCCTGTTATGCTGTAAGCTGCTGTTGACCTTCTACCCTGCACAAAACAGGCCTGTTATAACACTCATATATACACTGTGGCTCCaaataaccaaaataaaatTGTGAGGAGGTCCAGgtatctgtctttgtgtgtggaGATCATTTTATGGATTGACAAATCACTACATGTAtcttttttattgaaatgtgTAAAGTATGAATTTGGGTTTTGAAAACCTGTGCAAATCTTAAATCACAGTCAGACTGATTCAGCCCTGCATCAGAGGTGTGTGCTCTCAGGCCTGCACTCCTATGTGAGATGCACACTGAGAGCCAATGTGGAGGTAACTGTGGTCAGCAAAATGAGATTAATACAACTCTCATGTCTAATCATTAAATATGATGCTACAGCTACCAGCCAtttaggttagcttagcataaagagtggactcagggggaaactgctaaCCTTGTTCTGTCTGAAGGCAAAAGAAATCCACCTAGCAAAGAAATAGTCCGGCACAGAGTCAATCTGCCACACTTACAGTTTGcatagattaaacaaacaagatataacgTGTTAATTATTGTTGGTAGGATGGATTTTGCTATGTTTAGACAGAGCCATGCTGACTGACATAAGCTAAAGCTACAAAAGctccctgcttccagtctttgtgctaagctaagctgactGTCCCCTGAAAATTTAAGGGAATGGAAATTTACATCCCctagtttttaaaaattgacCAATAAAATTGTACTATGAGGCTGATATTCATTTCTAGAGGACCGAGAAAAAACCTACTACAGGAGACAGGATGTACTGAACAACGTTATGTTATCTAGTTAACTGTTACTTGAGGGCGTGAGGTTGAATTACGTTATACTGTGCAGTGTAACAGCGTTATTTATAATGTACCATATTATGCATCTTTTAATGAGAGACTGTAACAATGGATGAAAGGTTTGATTTGGCAGCAACAGAACACAAAGTTGCTCAACTTGACAGTCTTATTGAATATGACCAGTAACTTATGATGGCTAATTTTAGCTCATGTTAGTAATCTTTAGATAGATATTGCACAATAATGAATCAGTTGCACAGGAGTTTTCTGCTTGAC
The DNA window shown above is from Lates calcarifer isolate ASB-BC8 linkage group LG4, TLL_Latcal_v3, whole genome shotgun sequence and carries:
- the cbln12 gene encoding cerebellin 12 isoform X2 — translated: MASLEEELTCSVCRDIFSQAHPLPCGHSFCPACIREAWSSQGEGKVRFTCPQCQEEHGEVLCDCCPPEAEEGQPPLAIKTCLRCEVSLCAKHLQPHLERPAFSTHLLVDPLGDLSQRRCPTHTEIFRYYCADERVYVCGDCLLEGGHVQHKVKALRQVEDDLKVILQTLLRKAEEKLKDGDRILKEYENIDSTMADSLKKDNTQVERLGSDLQVQVTKLVVALRELTRRERQQVIDRVHEDCSKVRDNVSQTLSIQHYLASLLAETDPFLLIWVTSRPEQPTFHP
- the cbln12 gene encoding cerebellin 12 isoform X1, with the translated sequence MASLEEELTCSVCRDIFSQAHPLPCGHSFCPACIREAWSSQGEGKVRFTCPQCQEEHGEVLCDCCPPEAEEGQPPLAIKTCLRCEVSLCAKHLQPHLERPAFSTHLLVDPLGDLSQRRCPTHTEIFRYYCADERVYVCGDCLLEGGHVQHKVKALRQVEDDLKVILQTLLRKAEEKLKDGDRILKEYENIDSTMADSLKKDNTQVERLGSDLQVQVTKLVVALRELTRRERQQVIDRVHEDCSKVRDNVSQTLSIQHYLASLLAETDPFLLIWAFQSDDTKLLADLNSPLFIPDAISLDRKHILEDIESKYREFITVTLRCLSELKRELLTSPLTLDTNTAHPLLSISDDLRSVMRVKSRLPCAAHPERFDHWPQVLTAQTFSSGTHYWELEAEGFWDIGVCYRSIGRKGKDGNAFGNNKVSWSLTQQHDRKLAAWHNRRKTRLTYQMTSNRVAVAVDYSAGTITFSEVGLSGNLTHLHTFSTMFTQPLCLGFGLYKAELNSSISIVKV